The window CGGGCACCGGTACGGTGCTGCTGGTGGCGCCGGCGGGCGTACCGCTGGATCCGCGCTTCGGTGGGCCGTCGGCGGCGGCGCACACTGCCTCCGGGGCGCTCGCCCTGACCGGGGCCGGGCCGACCCTGCGCCGTGACGTCGACACCCGAGCGGACCTGCTCGCGGCGGCGGCACTCGGCCTCGGCCGGCACACCGCCGCCCTGCTCCCCTGACCGGCGCGGTCCCCCGCCGCCCATCCCTCCCCGGCCGGCGGCACTCTTCCCCGGCCGGCAGCCGACGCCGCCGGCCCCGGTGTACGGTGCTGGGCATGCAGGGCACCGTGGCGACGTACGACCCGCAGACCCGGTCCGGCACGCTCCTGCTGGACGACGGCACCGAGGTCGCCTTCCCGGCCACCGCGTTCGACGCCTCGGGGCTGCGACTGCTCCGTCTCGGGCAGCGGCTGAAGATCGAGTACGGCGCGTCCGGCGAGGTTACCCGGATCACTCTGCCCGGCCTGGTGTGATCATCAACCCAGCGGATTTAAGCGGAATTATTGGTGCAAGGTTGAGCCCTTTTTGGGCGAGATGACCGGGTTGTAGCGGCTCCCGTGTGCGCATTGTCCGACTTGCCGTGATCCGAAGATGGCAAGTTCATTTTGCGTTCACCCGCTTCGGGCAATGATGAAGCGGTGAGCACCCCGCCCGCCCACCCCCGCCCCCAGTCGCCCGGCCGCGCCCTGGCCACCACCCCGCGTTCGGCGCTGCCGGACTCCGAACCGCTCGTTCCGCCCGGTACGCCCCATCGGGGAGCGAACGGGCGGTTCGTCCGACCGGCCGAAAACGGCAAGGACTCCGACAACGGTCCCCTGCCCGGCACCGGGAGCACCCCGCCGCCGGCCCAGGATCCGCCGGCCGTGGCCGAGCCGCTGCCCGAGGACCGGTTCCTCAACCGGGAACTCTCCTGGCTGGACTTCAACGCCCGGGTCCTGGCCCTGGCCGAGGACCGGGCCACCCCGCTGCTGGAACGCGCCAAGTTCCTGGCCATCTTCGCCAGCAACCTGGACGAGTTCTACATGGTCCGGATCGCCGGCCTGAAGCGGCGGCTGCAGGCCGGGTTGCCGGTACGCGGCGGCGACCGGCTGCCGCTGCGTACGCAACTGGAGCTGATCGCGGAGAAGACCGCCGACCTGGGCGCCCGGCACGCCGGGTGCTTCGTCGACGACGTGGTGCCCCGGCTGGCCGCCGCCGACATCCACCTGATCCGCTGGGCGGAACTGCCCACACCCGAGCGGGAACGGCTGCGCACCTACTTCCGGGAACACATCTTCCCCGTGCTCACCCCGCTCGCGGTCGACCCGGCGCACCCGTTCCCGTACATCTCCAGCCGGTCGCTGAACCTGGCGGTGGCCGTACGCGACCCGGACGGCGGGCCGGAGCTGTTCGCCCGGGTCAAGGTGCCGAACAACGTGCCGCGTTTCGTCCGGGTCGAACGGGACACCCCGGGGATGCGCTTCCTGCCGCTGGAAGACCTGATCGCGGCCCACCTCAACCAGCTCTTCCCCGGGATGACCGTGGCCGAGTGCCACCTGTTCCGGATCACCCGCAACGCCGAGGTGGAGGTCGACGAGGACCGGGACGAGGACCTGCTCCAGGCGTTGGAACGCGAGCTGGCCCGGCGCCGGTTCGGTCCTCCGGTACGCCTCGAGGTCGCCTCGTCCATCTCCGACCACGTACTCGACCTGCTGGTCCGGGAACTCGACATGGACGACCAGGACGTCCTGCGGGTGCCGGGGCTGCTCGACCTCTCCTCGCTCTGGCAGATCTACAACGAGTGCGACCGGCCCGACCTCAAGGAACGCCCGTTCGTGCCGGCCACCCACCCGCGACTGGTCGAGGGCGAGGTGCCGCGCAGCGTCTTCGCCACCCTGCGCGACGGCGACATCCTGGTCCACCACCCGTACCACTCGTTCGCGACCAGCGTGCAGCGGTTCATCGAGCAGGCCGCCGCCGACCCGAACGTGCTCGCCATCAAGCAGACCCTCTACCGGACCAGCGGCGACTCCCCGATCGTGGACGCCCTGATCGACGCCGCCGCCGCCGGCAAGCAGGTGGTGGTCCTGGTCGAGGTGAAGGCCCGGTTCGACGAGGTGGCGAACATCGGCTGGGCCCGGGTGCTGGAACGCGCCGGCTGCCACGTCGTGTACGGCCTGGTCGGCCTGAAGACGCACTGCAAGACCGCCCTGGTCGTACGCCAGGAGGGCAACCAGATCCGCCGCTACTGCCACATCGGCACCGGCAACTACCACCCGAAGACGGCCAGGCTCTACGAGGACTTCGGCATGCTCACCGCCGACCCGGAGGTGGGCGCGGACCTGACCGACCTGTTCAACGTACTGACCGGTTACAGCCGGCAGACCCGGTTCCGCCGGCTCCTGGTCGCCCCGGAGGGCGTACGCAGCGGTCTGATCGAGCGGATCGACCGGGAGATCGCGCACGCCGCACTCGGGGTGCCGAGTCTCGTGCAGATCAAGGTGAACTCCCTGGTCGACGAGGAGATCGTGGACGCCCTCTACCGCGCCTCGCGGGCCGGAGTGCACGTGGACCTGATGATCCGGGGGATGTGCACGCTCCGCCCCGGCGTACCCGGCCTGTCGGAGAACATCCGGGTCCGGTCGGTCCTCGGCCGGTTCCTCGAACACTCCCGGGTGTTCCGGTTCGGCAACGGCGGCGGAACGCTCGCCGCCGACGCGGCGGCCGGTGGACGGCCGGTCGGCAACGGCGGCTCGGCCGAGTTCTGGATCGGCTCGGCGGACCTGATGCACCGCAACCTCGACCGTCGGGTGGAGGCGCTGGTGCAGGTCACCGACCCGGTCGCACGGGCCGAGCTGGACCAGGTCCTGACCACCGCGATGAGCGACGACGTGGCCTCGTTCGAGCTGCACCCGGACGGGACCTGGAGCCGGCGGATCGGTGAGCCGGACCGGCCGCTAGTCGACTTCCAGGACGCGATGCTGCGCCGGGTGGCCCGCGCCGCCAAGTAGGGGCCGGGTACCGCGCCGCCAAGTGAGGCCGGGTGGCCCCGGCGGCCGGGCCGCCCCGCGCACGGCGAGGCGGGCGGACCCCGGTGACGGTGCCGGATCGGCGCAGAAGTCCGCCGGGGGGACCGTCGTGGATAGGCTTGGCGGATGTTGGAGGAGGAACGCAAGTACGAGGTTGACGAGAACTTCACGCTGCCGGACCTGTCCGCGACGGTGCCGCCCGGGGGAAGGGTGCTCGCCCTGCCCCCGGTGACCCTCACCGCCACCTACCTCGACACCACCGATCTGCGGCTGGCCCGCGCCGGTGTCTCGTTGCGCCACCGCAAGGGTGATCCGCTGCCCTGGACGGTCAAGCTCCCGTCCGACGTGCCGGGGACCCGGCACGAGATCTCCCGCCCCGGCAAGCGCCGGGAGACCCCCGCCGAGCTGACCGCGCTCGTCACCGCGTACTCGCGGGGGGTGCCGTTGGTGCCGGCCGCGGTGGTCCGCAGCGTCCGGCACGCGTACGAACTGCGTGACGACGCCGACCGGGTGCTGGCCGAGATCGCCGACGACGCGGTGTCGGTGCTGGACGGCGACCGGGTACGCAAACGGTTCCGGGAGGTCGAGGTCGAACGCAAGGGCGGCGACGGGGACCTGCTCGACCGGGTGGAGGCGGTGCTGCGCGACGCCGGTGCGGTCGCGGGCGGCTTCACCCCCAAGCACGTACGCGCCCTCGGGAAGGCGGCGGCCGGTCCGGCGGACCTGGTCGCACCGGCGGAACTGCCCGGCAAGGCCACCGCCGGTGACGTGGTGACGAACGCGATCCGGCGTGGTGTCGGCAAGGTGCTCGCGCACGACCCGCTGGTCCGGTTGCGCCAACCGGTAGGCGACGACGACACCGCCGTACACCAGATGCGGGTCGGCTGCCGGCGGCTGCGCAGCGACCTGCGTACGTTCCGGTCGCTACTGCGCCCCGAGTGGGTCAACCCGCTGCGTGACGAGCTGAAGTGGCTCGCCGACGTG of the Micromonospora sp. NBC_01796 genome contains:
- a CDS encoding cold-shock protein — translated: MQGTVATYDPQTRSGTLLLDDGTEVAFPATAFDASGLRLLRLGQRLKIEYGASGEVTRITLPGLV
- a CDS encoding RNA degradosome polyphosphate kinase; protein product: MSTPPAHPRPQSPGRALATTPRSALPDSEPLVPPGTPHRGANGRFVRPAENGKDSDNGPLPGTGSTPPPAQDPPAVAEPLPEDRFLNRELSWLDFNARVLALAEDRATPLLERAKFLAIFASNLDEFYMVRIAGLKRRLQAGLPVRGGDRLPLRTQLELIAEKTADLGARHAGCFVDDVVPRLAAADIHLIRWAELPTPERERLRTYFREHIFPVLTPLAVDPAHPFPYISSRSLNLAVAVRDPDGGPELFARVKVPNNVPRFVRVERDTPGMRFLPLEDLIAAHLNQLFPGMTVAECHLFRITRNAEVEVDEDRDEDLLQALERELARRRFGPPVRLEVASSISDHVLDLLVRELDMDDQDVLRVPGLLDLSSLWQIYNECDRPDLKERPFVPATHPRLVEGEVPRSVFATLRDGDILVHHPYHSFATSVQRFIEQAAADPNVLAIKQTLYRTSGDSPIVDALIDAAAAGKQVVVLVEVKARFDEVANIGWARVLERAGCHVVYGLVGLKTHCKTALVVRQEGNQIRRYCHIGTGNYHPKTARLYEDFGMLTADPEVGADLTDLFNVLTGYSRQTRFRRLLVAPEGVRSGLIERIDREIAHAALGVPSLVQIKVNSLVDEEIVDALYRASRAGVHVDLMIRGMCTLRPGVPGLSENIRVRSVLGRFLEHSRVFRFGNGGGTLAADAAAGGRPVGNGGSAEFWIGSADLMHRNLDRRVEALVQVTDPVARAELDQVLTTAMSDDVASFELHPDGTWSRRIGEPDRPLVDFQDAMLRRVARAAK
- a CDS encoding CYTH and CHAD domain-containing protein, with protein sequence MLEEERKYEVDENFTLPDLSATVPPGGRVLALPPVTLTATYLDTTDLRLARAGVSLRHRKGDPLPWTVKLPSDVPGTRHEISRPGKRRETPAELTALVTAYSRGVPLVPAAVVRSVRHAYELRDDADRVLAEIADDAVSVLDGDRVRKRFREVEVERKGGDGDLLDRVEAVLRDAGAVAGGFTPKHVRALGKAAAGPADLVAPAELPGKATAGDVVTNAIRRGVGKVLAHDPLVRLRQPVGDDDTAVHQMRVGCRRLRSDLRTFRSLLRPEWVNPLRDELKWLADVLGEARDAEVLRDRLHVTADADPLSGLDRAAVDRIDAVLEQRHERALTSVDEALGSERYAALVEALVAATREPQLTGAARGRAVDVLPKLVAKPWRRLAHGGKDSDAAADLDPLAPDERWHAVRINGKKARYAVDAVAPVLGGGARKLAKSLSRVQELLGEHQDAAVAAETWLGVAADDPTDHALAVTAGRLAERERTTIRRIRAEFPQAWQGTSKGSRTDWLP